The genomic window ATGCACTTAAGCGCTTCAAGGATGATGCTAAAGAGGTAAGTCAAGGATATGAATGTGGGATTACGATCAGAAACTTTAATGATGTAAAAGAAGGCGATGTTATTGAAGCCTTCGTTATGCAGGAAATTGAGCGAAAATGATCATTGGGCTTGCAGCTTGTGAATGTATCATTTATGACTCACATTCTTTAAAAGAAAAACGAGCTGTATTACAAAGAATTCTAACCCGTTTGAAACAAAAATATAATATATCTGTTTCTGAGGTAGATTATCAAGATGTATGGCAACGAACTAAAATAGCCATTGTTGCCGTATCATCTTCTCGAGTTTCTACGGAGCAAGAATTACAAAATGCCCTTAAATTAATTGATTCGTTTCCTGAAATTGAACGAACAATTACAGATATTGAGTGGGTTTAACTTTATTCAGTATTTATTTTCTATTTCAATTTGTGGGCAATGAATACAATTAGGAAACTATTCAGAAGGGGTTCAATACTTTCTGAATAAAGTTAAGCCTCCGGCGGATGCCTCAGATTTTTAAAGGAATTTATCGGGCTCTGCCCGATAAAAATCTGGGCGCAAATCCACCAAGGCGGATTTGATTAGAGGTGAATGAATTTGAGCCTTCGAGCAAATAAAGTTGGAGAACAAATGAAGAAGGAGCTTGGCGAAATTATCGGCCGTAAATTAAAAGACCCACGTGTTGGTTTTGTTACGGTAACCGATGTCCAAGTAACCGGAGATCTTCAGCAAGCAACCGTATTTATTTCTGTTCTTGGCGATGAGGAACAAAGAGAAAATACACTAAAAGGCCTAGCTAAAGCAAAAGGATTTATCCGTTCAGAGATTGGGCAGCGAATCCGCTTGCGTAAAACTCCAGAAATTTTCTTTGAATTTGATGAATCAATTGATTATGGCAATCGGATTGAAACTTTACTTCATCAAATACATGATGAAGATCGTTCAAAGGAAAACGAGGATTAATGATAGAAAAGGATGTGGATAGACATTTGTCTATCCATTTTTTTCGAATTAAAGAAGGAGGATCACTTGTGGAAGGTATATTGCCGTTATTTAAACCTAGGGGGATTACCTCACATGATTGTGTATTTAAGCTTCGCAAAATCTTAAAAATGAAAAGAATTGGCCATACAGGAACGCTAGACCCAGATGTGACAGGGGTTCTTCCGATTTGCTTAGGGAGAGCGACAAAAGTGGCTGAATATATTACAGATGCAGGAAAAGCATATGAAGGTGAAGTAACGATAGGGTATTCCACCACAACAGAGGATGCATCAGGTGAGACCGTTGAAGATAGGCCAATAACGAATTCATTTCCAAGAGAAGAAATTTTGGCTGTTTTGGAGAGCTTAACTGGTGAAATATCGCAAACCCCGCCAATGTATTCCGCTGTGAAAGTAAATGGAAAACGGCTTTATGAATATGCAAGACAAGGGATTACTGTTGAAAGGCCAACTAGAAGGGTAAAGGTTTATTCAATCGAACTTCTTGATGACCGTGAAATTTTCAGTGGAGAACGTATTCAATTCCGTTTCCGGGTTTCCTGCAGCAAGGGAACGTATATACGAACATTGGCTGTCATGATTGGAGAAAAACTTGGTTATCCTGCTCACATGTCTGAACTTGTCAGGATTCAATCTGCCTCATACTCCTTACAAGACTGCTTAACATTAGAAGAAATAGAAACCTTCGTTCAAGAAGGCACCCTTTTAGAAAAAATAAAGCCGCTTGAATCTGCGCTTTCTCATTTGCCCAAATATACGATAAATGATACAGTAGCAAAGAAAGTAAAAAATGGAGCAGTATTGCCCATACCAAGTCATTTATCTGAAACAGAAGGTCCCATTGTTGTTGAAACTGTAAACGGCATTGCTTTGGCGGTTTACGAGCATCATCAGCAAAAGCAAGGATTAATGAAACCAGTAAAGGTCATCCGAAACGAAACACTTTGAGAAAATAAGGCTTTGAATTAGAAAAAAAGGTGAACCATCATGGAAATAATTTCAATTAAACATCCGCATAATTTTAACAGGGACGAACTGCCGCCATTATCTATGGCATTAGGCTATTTTGACGGAGTTCATCTTGGACATCAGGCAGTGATCAAAAAGGCAAAGTCAATCGCTGCTGAGCACGGCTTCAAAAGCGCTGTCATGACCTTTGATCCTCATCCCTCTGTTGTATTAGGAAAAAGTGTAAAGCATGTTGAATATATTACTCCACTACGCGATAAAATCGAGTTAATTGCTAAATTAGGGATCGATTATGTATTTATCGTTAACTTTACAAGGGAGTTCGCAAGTCTATTGCCCCAAGAATTTGTAGATCAATATTTAATAGATCTGCATGTAAAACATGTAATAGCTGGCTTTGACTTTACATATGGCCGAATGGGTAAAGGAACGATGGAAACATTGCCATTCCATTCAAGGGAAAAATTCACCTATACAGTCGTTCCAAAATTAGCATCTAATAATAATGAGAAAATCAGCTCAACCTTAATACGGTCAATGATTCGTGAAGGCAGGCTGGAAGGAATTTTACTTACATTAGGCAGGCATTATTCTACCAATGGGACAGTTATTCATGGAGATAAAAGAGGAAGAACAATAGGGTTTCCAACGGCGAACATTGAATTACTGGACGATTACATCCTTCCCCCTACCGGAGTTTATTGTGTCCGCATTAACGTTCATGGAAATTGGCATGAAGGAGTATGCAATGTCGGCTATAAGCCAACCTTTAAAGAGGAAATGTCGAAAAAGCCATCTATCGAGGTTCATATTTTTGATTTTAATCAGGAAATTTACGGTCAGGAAGTAATGGTTGAATGGCATTTGCATTTACGTAAGGAACAAAAATTCAATGGAATACAAGAGCTTGTTGCTCAAATAGAAAAGGACAAAAGGTCAGCGCTAGCTTACTTTGAAAAAAACAATGTTTAGCCTTGCTTTTTGTCATAAAAAGTTGTATTCTTATTAACGTATCAAAAGAACCTTTGCTTGGCAAGTCGAGTCACCGACGCTTGCTCGGTAACAGGGGATTTACTATTTAGGAGGTGAAACGGATGGCAATCACTAAAGAACGTAAAAATGAACTAATTAATGAGTATAAAACTCATGAGAATGATACTGGATCTCCAGAAGTTCAAATCGCTGTCCTTACTGAGGAAATTAACAAATTGAACGATCATTTACGTACTCATAAGAAAGACCACCACTCACGTCGCGGTCTTTTGAAAATGGTAGGTAAACGTCGTAACCTGTTAACTTACCTGCGTAACAAAGACGTTCAACGTTACCGTGAGTTAATTAACAAATTAGGTTTACGTCGATAATAAGAAAAGCGGGAGTTTTCCCGCTTTTTTATTAGCTTAAAAAGAACACATGTTTACATACATAAAAGAGCCATTTTAACATGCAATAATATTGTACATACTATACATACACGGATTTCATACTTTTTCGAACATATTTGTTCAAATAATGTTTAGGTTTAGGTTTCCAATTCAAGTCGCTAAACCTCCATTGTGATAAGGTAGAGAGGGGTTACAAAATATGGGACAAGATAAACATATTTATTCTATAGATTGGGCTGGCCGCAATTTAACTGTTGAAATTGGACAGTTAGCAAAACAAGCAAATGGTGCAGTGCTAGTTCGCTATGGAGACACAGCTGTATTATGTACAGCAACGGCATCAAAGGAGCCGAAAAATTTAGATTTCTTTCCACTAACAGTTAATTACGAGGAAAGATTATACGCTGTTGGGAAAATACCTGGTGGATTTATTAAAAGAGAAGGCCGACCAAGTGA from Bacillus sp. DTU_2020_1000418_1_SI_GHA_SEK_038 includes these protein-coding regions:
- the ribF gene encoding bifunctional riboflavin kinase/FAD synthetase, which codes for MEIISIKHPHNFNRDELPPLSMALGYFDGVHLGHQAVIKKAKSIAAEHGFKSAVMTFDPHPSVVLGKSVKHVEYITPLRDKIELIAKLGIDYVFIVNFTREFASLLPQEFVDQYLIDLHVKHVIAGFDFTYGRMGKGTMETLPFHSREKFTYTVVPKLASNNNEKISSTLIRSMIREGRLEGILLTLGRHYSTNGTVIHGDKRGRTIGFPTANIELLDDYILPPTGVYCVRINVHGNWHEGVCNVGYKPTFKEEMSKKPSIEVHIFDFNQEIYGQEVMVEWHLHLRKEQKFNGIQELVAQIEKDKRSALAYFEKNNV
- the truB gene encoding tRNA pseudouridine(55) synthase TruB is translated as MEGILPLFKPRGITSHDCVFKLRKILKMKRIGHTGTLDPDVTGVLPICLGRATKVAEYITDAGKAYEGEVTIGYSTTTEDASGETVEDRPITNSFPREEILAVLESLTGEISQTPPMYSAVKVNGKRLYEYARQGITVERPTRRVKVYSIELLDDREIFSGERIQFRFRVSCSKGTYIRTLAVMIGEKLGYPAHMSELVRIQSASYSLQDCLTLEEIETFVQEGTLLEKIKPLESALSHLPKYTINDTVAKKVKNGAVLPIPSHLSETEGPIVVETVNGIALAVYEHHQQKQGLMKPVKVIRNETL
- the rbfA gene encoding 30S ribosome-binding factor RbfA; translation: MSLRANKVGEQMKKELGEIIGRKLKDPRVGFVTVTDVQVTGDLQQATVFISVLGDEEQRENTLKGLAKAKGFIRSEIGQRIRLRKTPEIFFEFDESIDYGNRIETLLHQIHDEDRSKENED
- a CDS encoding DUF503 domain-containing protein encodes the protein MIIGLAACECIIYDSHSLKEKRAVLQRILTRLKQKYNISVSEVDYQDVWQRTKIAIVAVSSSRVSTEQELQNALKLIDSFPEIERTITDIEWV
- the rpsO gene encoding 30S ribosomal protein S15 — protein: MAITKERKNELINEYKTHENDTGSPEVQIAVLTEEINKLNDHLRTHKKDHHSRRGLLKMVGKRRNLLTYLRNKDVQRYRELINKLGLRR